CCGGGTTCAGCCGGGAGACCTTTTCGTGGCGCTCCGGGGTTTTCGCGTGGACGGGCACCGGTTCGTGGATCAGGCCATAGAACGGGGCGCGGCGGCGGTTGTCGTGGAAGAATATCGCGAATCGTTTCCCGAGGTAACGCGGGTGGTGGTCCCCGATACCAGAAAGGCCTTGGCCCGGCTGGCTTCGGCGTTTTTCGGGCACCCCGGCTGCTCGCTCCATCTCATCGGCGTGACGGGAACCAATGGAAAGACCACGACGACGCTCCTCCTGGAAAGCATCCTGCGGGAGGCGGGCCACCGAGTGGGGGTTTTAGGGACTCTGGCCTATCGCTGGGGTGCCGAGGTTCGAAAGGCCGCCATGACCACTCCGGAGTCTCTGGAAATCCAGAAATACCTTGCAGCCATGCGGGACGACGGAATGACCCACGTGGTGATGGAGGTCTCTTCTCACGCTCTGGCGCTGAGCCGCGTGGAAGGTTGCCCGTTCCGGGTGGGGGTGTTCACCAATCTGAGCCAGGATCATCTCGATTTTCATGAAAATATGGAAGCCTATTTCCAGGCCAAGACGTGCCTTTTCACCCGGTGCCCGGCCCGAGCCCCCGCTCCCCCCGTTGCGGTGATCAACGTGGACGACCCTTACGGCAGGCGCCTGGCGGGCATGGTGCCGGGCCCCCCGGTCACCTTTTCCATCGAAGACCCCGGAGCGGAAATCCACGCGGAGAACGTGACCCTGAGTGCCTCCGGCATCCACATGACGGTCCGCACGCCCGTCGGCCGGCTGGACCTGCGGTCCGCCCTTCTGGGGCGGCTCAACGCGTCCAACATCCTGGCCGCCGTCGGCGCCGGGGTGGCTTTGGGCATGCCGACTGATGCCCTCGTCCGGGGAATCGAAGGGGTCCGGGGCGTGGACGGGCGGCTGCAGCGCCTCGCCACGGCAGGCGGGTTTGATGTGGTGGTGGATTACGCCCACACCCCGGACGCCATGGAGAAGGCGCTTGCGTGCCTTCGGGAGTTGACCCGGGGGCGCCTCTGGGCGGTTTTCGGCTGCGGCGGAGATCGAGACCGCATCAAGCGTCCCCTGATGGGCCGTGTCGCCGCTCGCCTTGCGGATCTGGTGGTGCTCACCAGCGACAATCCCCGAAGCGAGGACCCGGCGGCCATCTTGCGGGAGATCGAACCCGGGGTTGAAGCGGAAGGGCTTTCCCGCTTCGAACCTCGGGACCTTCCCGTTTCGGATCGCGGATACACGGTGATTGCCGATCGTAGGGAAGCCATCGAATACGTGCTGTCGCGGGCGCTTGCGGGCGATCTGGTTTTTGTGGGGGGCAAAGGCCACGAAACCTACCAGATCGTGGGCGACATGATCCTCGATTTCGACGACCGTCGGGTGGTGGCGGAGTTCTTCCGGCCGGCCCGGGCGGCGGCCGATGACTGAAGAGGTGAAGGTGGACTGGTCCGTTTCCCGCATCATTGAAGCCACCGGAGGCCGGTTGGTCCGGGGAGGGATGGGCGCGTCGGTTCGGGAAATTTCCACCGACAGCCGCCGCATCGGGCCCGGCGACGCCTTCGTGGCGCTTGTGGGGGAAAACCACGACGCCCACCGCTTTCTAGCCCAAGCGGTGGATCGGGGAGCGGCGGTCCTGGTTGTTTCCCGGGAAGAGGCGGTTTCGACCGTCCGGGGCGATGTCCCCATCGTGCTGGTGGAGGATACGCTTCGGGCTTTGGGCGATCTAGGAAGATACCGGCGGAACCGGGCGGCCATTCCCGTTGTGGGCATCACGGGAAGCAATGGAAAGACGAGCACGAAGGAAATGGTGGCGGCTGTGTTGAGCACCCGATGGAAGGTGCTCAAAAACGCCGGAAATTTCAACAACCTGATCGGTGTTCCCCTGACGCTCCTTTCGCTGGATTCCAGCCACGAGGTCGCCGTGATCGAAATGGGGATCAACGTTCCGGGCGAAATGGAACGACTGGTGGCTGTCGCCGAGCCCACGGTGGGACTCATCACCAACATTCACCCGGCGCATCTCGATGGACTCCGGTCGGAAGATGCGATCCTGTTGGAAAAGGCCGCCCTGTGGCGCGCGCTTGGAAGGGACGGTCTGGCCGTGGTGAACCGTGATGATGAGCGGCTGGATCGGCTGGCTTCGTCGATTCCGGCTCGAAAGGTGACCTTTTCGTCGAAATCCCGGGAGGCCCACGTGAGGGCTTCCGGGCGCCCGGACTTTTCCGGGGGCCGGACGCGTTTCGCCGTTGATTTCGAAGGCAAGGTTCTTCCGGTGACCTTGGCCGTCATCGGGGAGCACCAGATGCATAACGCCGTTGCAGCCGCGGC
This is a stretch of genomic DNA from Desulfoglaeba alkanexedens ALDC. It encodes these proteins:
- a CDS encoding UDP-N-acetylmuramoyl-L-alanyl-D-glutamate--2,6-diaminopimelate ligase, producing the protein MTTERAGQPAASPLHELLAELEVFELSGNAAVAVKGLACDSRRVQPGDLFVALRGFRVDGHRFVDQAIERGAAAVVVEEYRESFPEVTRVVVPDTRKALARLASAFFGHPGCSLHLIGVTGTNGKTTTTLLLESILREAGHRVGVLGTLAYRWGAEVRKAAMTTPESLEIQKYLAAMRDDGMTHVVMEVSSHALALSRVEGCPFRVGVFTNLSQDHLDFHENMEAYFQAKTCLFTRCPARAPAPPVAVINVDDPYGRRLAGMVPGPPVTFSIEDPGAEIHAENVTLSASGIHMTVRTPVGRLDLRSALLGRLNASNILAAVGAGVALGMPTDALVRGIEGVRGVDGRLQRLATAGGFDVVVDYAHTPDAMEKALACLRELTRGRLWAVFGCGGDRDRIKRPLMGRVAARLADLVVLTSDNPRSEDPAAILREIEPGVEAEGLSRFEPRDLPVSDRGYTVIADRREAIEYVLSRALAGDLVFVGGKGHETYQIVGDMILDFDDRRVVAEFFRPARAAADD
- a CDS encoding UDP-N-acetylmuramoyl-tripeptide--D-alanyl-D-alanine ligase, with the protein product MTEEVKVDWSVSRIIEATGGRLVRGGMGASVREISTDSRRIGPGDAFVALVGENHDAHRFLAQAVDRGAAVLVVSREEAVSTVRGDVPIVLVEDTLRALGDLGRYRRNRAAIPVVGITGSNGKTSTKEMVAAVLSTRWKVLKNAGNFNNLIGVPLTLLSLDSSHEVAVIEMGINVPGEMERLVAVAEPTVGLITNIHPAHLDGLRSEDAILLEKAALWRALGRDGLAVVNRDDERLDRLASSIPARKVTFSSKSREAHVRASGRPDFSGGRTRFAVDFEGKVLPVTLAVIGEHQMHNAVAAAAVGYGLGLSPEAVVEGLNGHRPVPQRMETLSLPDGTIIINDTYNANPVSVMEAVRTAVQVAGKRPVVVVLGEMRELGPQSPQYHRRVGRRIGGLGLSRLITQGPLAQEISRGAREVGFPAYRCCHVENHEEAVAELLHHWYPGAWILLKGSRGMRMERVLEAILQRMGPPGRPAGEEESA